In Neokomagataea tanensis, one genomic interval encodes:
- the hpnD gene encoding presqualene diphosphate synthase HpnD encodes MVFGRLCAAPGLPCAQADLDHVASVVIRSGTSFGKGMKILPTPRRQGMFAVYAFCREVDDIADGDTQVADPAAALAEWHSRVDYLFEGETRNALDRVLVATIVRFGLKAKDFHDVIDGMIMDCGDPIVAPDEKTFDLYCDRVASAVGRLSVCVFGDTSDAARKVAFHLGRALQITNILRDISEDAARGRLYLPSELLERFNVPSSPAEALYAHGLNPLCHVLARRAQDHFRDAQIAMHGCAKNAMRPARMMAASYLPILAALIKRGWKNPENPPKISKSWRAARALIAYVK; translated from the coding sequence ATGGTTTTTGGTAGATTGTGCGCCGCACCCGGCCTCCCTTGCGCGCAGGCTGACCTAGATCATGTAGCCTCAGTCGTCATCCGCTCGGGTACGTCCTTTGGGAAGGGGATGAAAATACTCCCAACGCCACGTAGACAAGGCATGTTTGCCGTTTATGCATTCTGCCGCGAAGTCGATGACATCGCAGATGGTGATACACAGGTCGCAGACCCGGCCGCAGCACTTGCTGAGTGGCACAGCCGGGTAGATTACCTCTTCGAGGGAGAAACCCGAAATGCACTTGATCGCGTGCTAGTCGCAACCATCGTCCGTTTCGGCTTAAAGGCCAAGGATTTTCACGACGTCATTGACGGTATGATTATGGACTGTGGCGATCCTATCGTTGCGCCGGACGAAAAAACCTTCGATCTCTATTGTGACCGCGTAGCCTCCGCCGTGGGAAGGTTATCCGTCTGCGTTTTCGGTGACACTTCAGATGCAGCGCGAAAAGTAGCCTTCCACCTCGGGCGCGCACTACAGATTACCAATATTTTGCGAGATATCAGTGAGGATGCAGCGCGCGGCCGCCTCTATCTCCCATCGGAACTTCTCGAACGCTTTAACGTCCCATCCTCTCCTGCTGAAGCACTGTACGCACACGGATTGAATCCGCTTTGCCATGTTTTAGCTCGTCGTGCCCAAGACCATTTCCGTGATGCACAAATCGCTATGCACGGTTGCGCGAAAAACGCCATGCGGCCCGCTAGGATGATGGCTGCGTCCTATCTCCCGATTTTGGCAGCGCTCATCAAAAGAGGATGGAAGAATCCAGAAAATCCGCCAAAAATTTCCAAATCATGGCGCGCTGCGCGTGCGCTCATTGCTTACGTGAAGTGA
- a CDS encoding prephenate dehydrogenase/arogenate dehydrogenase family protein produces the protein MPLFKTLMVIGPGLIGSSILRRARSTGQLAERLIVMDKEPAVLKRIEELGLADSVTTEPAMAEEADCVVVSVPVRAIENVVRSLSPHLRPGTIITDVASVRGELDSSILSLLPHGVEYVPSHPMAGTEFSGPDAGFAELFENRWALLIPTPETAPWACGKMQNFWEFCGARVKFIKADEHDRICAMVSHLPHLLAFTICDTADNLSSEMRSAVLDYAASGFRDFTRIAASDPVMWRDIFTANRDVLLETLDRFLRDVQSMADAIRDGDDDAITEKIKRGRSIRRTLIQNKQA, from the coding sequence ATGCCTCTTTTTAAGACGTTAATGGTTATAGGGCCGGGATTAATTGGCTCTTCAATTTTACGTCGTGCAAGATCGACCGGGCAATTGGCTGAGCGCTTAATCGTCATGGATAAAGAGCCGGCTGTTTTAAAGCGTATTGAGGAATTAGGCCTCGCCGATAGCGTTACGACCGAACCGGCAATGGCAGAAGAAGCAGACTGTGTCGTTGTGTCGGTGCCCGTTCGTGCCATTGAGAATGTTGTAAGAAGCCTTTCTCCACATTTGCGGCCCGGTACAATAATAACGGATGTAGCATCGGTACGTGGGGAGTTAGACAGTAGTATTCTCTCCCTTCTCCCACATGGTGTAGAGTACGTTCCTTCTCACCCAATGGCTGGTACGGAGTTTTCTGGGCCAGATGCCGGTTTTGCCGAGCTTTTTGAAAACCGGTGGGCTTTGCTTATTCCTACACCAGAGACGGCTCCATGGGCCTGCGGAAAAATGCAAAATTTTTGGGAGTTTTGTGGGGCGCGAGTTAAATTTATAAAGGCGGACGAGCATGACCGTATCTGTGCGATGGTCAGCCACTTACCCCATCTTCTAGCTTTTACCATCTGCGATACAGCAGATAATTTATCATCGGAGATGAGGTCAGCCGTTTTGGATTACGCAGCCTCAGGCTTCAGGGATTTTACGCGCATAGCAGCCTCAGATCCGGTCATGTGGCGGGATATTTTCACAGCTAATCGTGATGTATTATTGGAAACATTAGACCGCTTTCTGCGGGATGTTCAGTCCATGGCTGACGCCATTCGCGATGGCGATGATGACGCCATAACAGAAAAAATAAAACGTGGCCGCTCGATAAGGCGGACACTGATACAGAACAAACAAGCTTGA
- the hpnE gene encoding hydroxysqualene dehydroxylase HpnE yields MSRVHIIGGGLAGLSAAVELAAQAQVCVYESGPACGGRARSFYDRSLDAIIDNGNHLLLSANSLTFRYLDLIGSRHTLIGPGKPIFPFFDLSKHRGWTLRLSGGRIPFWVLPGGRRVPGMKLRELSALLKIVRSKSDKTVASCLGNGPFSQKLLEPFAVSALNTDIQTGSARLLGNIVQKSLALGGKACIPFFPEIGLSETFVDPAISYLERYHAQIHYGTRVTALHQDKGRITSITTSGGEVAVEEGDHVILAVTAPVAKNLLPDIPAPDEFESIANAHFRLPTEINARGVVQKARFIGLVGGVSEWLFLKGNVLSVTVSAANRYTERDSSEMLATIWSEIRRALDPVLPSPLPVAVPPARLLREKRATFAATPAQDAKRPSATEAQSALGIANLSLAGDWTQTQFPSTIEGAIQSGLVAVSAAGFRSRVSVT; encoded by the coding sequence ATGAGTCGTGTGCATATCATCGGCGGTGGATTAGCTGGTTTATCCGCCGCGGTAGAACTCGCAGCGCAGGCGCAGGTATGTGTCTATGAATCCGGCCCAGCTTGTGGCGGCCGCGCCCGTTCGTTCTACGACCGCTCACTAGACGCCATAATTGACAATGGTAACCACCTTCTACTTTCTGCCAACAGCCTCACTTTCCGTTATTTGGACTTAATCGGCTCCCGCCACACACTCATAGGCCCAGGCAAGCCGATCTTCCCCTTTTTCGACCTCTCCAAACATCGCGGTTGGACGCTGCGCCTTTCAGGTGGGAGAATTCCATTCTGGGTGTTACCCGGGGGGAGGCGAGTACCGGGAATGAAACTCCGGGAATTGAGCGCACTTTTAAAAATAGTACGATCAAAGTCCGACAAAACCGTCGCGTCGTGCCTTGGTAATGGTCCCTTTAGCCAGAAGCTTCTAGAGCCTTTTGCCGTCTCTGCTCTGAATACCGACATTCAAACTGGCAGTGCACGCCTACTGGGTAACATTGTTCAAAAATCGCTCGCTCTGGGCGGGAAAGCCTGCATACCCTTTTTCCCCGAAATCGGTCTCTCCGAGACTTTCGTTGACCCTGCGATTAGCTACCTAGAACGGTATCATGCTCAGATTCACTACGGAACAAGAGTAACGGCACTGCATCAGGACAAAGGCCGCATAACGAGCATCACAACATCGGGCGGCGAAGTAGCCGTGGAAGAGGGGGATCACGTCATCCTCGCCGTTACCGCGCCTGTTGCCAAAAATCTACTACCCGACATACCCGCGCCAGACGAATTTGAGAGCATAGCTAATGCACATTTTCGCCTGCCAACAGAAATCAACGCCCGTGGGGTCGTACAGAAAGCGCGCTTTATCGGCCTCGTCGGCGGTGTATCCGAATGGCTCTTTCTGAAGGGAAATGTATTATCCGTCACGGTTAGTGCCGCCAATCGTTACACCGAGCGGGATTCAAGCGAAATGCTTGCAACAATTTGGTCAGAAATCCGCCGAGCACTGGACCCGGTTTTGCCATCACCATTGCCAGTTGCAGTCCCTCCAGCACGCTTGTTACGCGAAAAACGAGCGACCTTTGCCGCAACCCCCGCTCAAGATGCAAAACGCCCATCCGCAACCGAGGCGCAAAGTGCACTGGGCATAGCAAATCTCTCTCTGGCCGGAGATTGGACGCAGACACAATTCCCTTCAACTATCGAGGGTGCCATTCAATCTGGCTTGGTTGCTGTATCCGCCGCCGGTTTCCGTTCCCGCGTTTCTGTCACATGA
- the hpnA gene encoding hopanoid-associated sugar epimerase, whose protein sequence is MKDITLITGATGFVGSAVARTLQERGHKLRLMVRPTSDRTNIAELDADIVVADFSDPASLARIMTNVKYVFHVAADYRLWVPDPDVMMRANVDGTRNLMIAAQDAGVERIVYCSSVAALGLRSDGIPADETTPISEDKVIGVYKLSKYRAEQVVLDLIKTRNLPAIIVNPSTPVGPRDIKPTPTGQMVLDCAAAKMPAYVETGLNIVHVDDVAEGHALALERGKIGEKYILGGENMSLGELFNLVSEVACVKPPRIKLRQSWLYPVALVSEWLARGFKIEPRVTRETLAMSRKLMYFSSLKAQRELGYAPRLARDAVTDAVSWFRLNGRVQ, encoded by the coding sequence ATGAAAGATATTACGCTCATTACGGGAGCAACCGGATTCGTAGGCTCTGCCGTTGCCCGCACCCTTCAAGAACGCGGCCATAAGTTACGCCTCATGGTACGACCTACTTCGGACCGCACCAACATAGCCGAACTCGATGCTGACATTGTCGTAGCCGATTTTTCTGACCCAGCTAGCCTCGCGCGGATCATGACAAACGTAAAATACGTTTTCCATGTCGCTGCTGATTACCGTCTCTGGGTACCTGACCCAGATGTCATGATGCGTGCCAACGTCGATGGGACGCGCAATCTAATGATCGCGGCGCAAGATGCCGGAGTAGAGCGCATTGTTTATTGCTCCTCTGTCGCAGCGCTTGGCTTGCGTTCAGACGGCATCCCAGCCGACGAGACCACACCAATCAGCGAGGATAAAGTTATTGGTGTATACAAGCTCTCCAAATACCGCGCCGAACAGGTTGTCCTCGACTTAATCAAAACACGCAATCTTCCCGCAATTATCGTCAATCCTTCAACGCCAGTTGGCCCGCGCGACATTAAACCAACGCCAACCGGGCAAATGGTACTCGATTGTGCTGCAGCCAAAATGCCCGCTTATGTCGAGACTGGCCTGAATATCGTGCACGTCGATGACGTCGCTGAGGGGCACGCTCTAGCGCTTGAGCGCGGAAAAATCGGTGAAAAATACATCCTCGGTGGCGAAAATATGTCGCTTGGTGAACTCTTCAATCTTGTTAGTGAAGTTGCCTGTGTGAAACCACCGCGCATAAAATTACGGCAATCTTGGCTTTATCCTGTTGCGCTCGTTTCAGAATGGCTGGCAAGAGGCTTTAAAATCGAACCCCGCGTTACACGAGAAACACTCGCTATGTCACGGAAGTTAATGTATTTTTCTTCACTTAAAGCCCAACGTGAACTGGGATACGCACCACGCCTCGCACGAGACGCAGTCACGGACGCAGTGTCTTGGTTCCGTTTGAATGGACGCGTTCAATAA
- the pyk gene encoding pyruvate kinase, whose protein sequence is MTSSLHHRRTRIVATLGPASSSPEMILSLAQAGVNVFRLNFSHGAHADHGERHAAIRAAEEKLGRPLAVLADLQGPKLRVGVFENGPVFLKEGQRFRLDLDKTPGTIDRVNLPHPEIISAAEVGSHLLLDDGKLKIRVVEKQSDALITEVVVGGKLSERKGVNVPDVALPIPALTEKDRKDFDFALSLGVDFVALSFVQRPEDVEEAKKIANGRAWIITKLEKPQAMDALEPIVRLSDGIMVARGDLGVELPPEEVPVAQKRIITLARELGRPVIVATQMLESMIESPSPTRAEVSDVSNAVYDGADAVMLSAESAAGKYPLEAVSIMARIVSRVEQDKEWRHRIDTARPKSEGTIQGAIVQAAWQVSRELHTKAIAAHTRSGRGALIMARERPTSPILVLTPDVVVARRLCVVWGTFPHVVERERQAHGIEDLATPAAELALSHGFCQKEDHILVLAGLPYGHSGSTNTLRVIKA, encoded by the coding sequence ATGACATCCAGTTTACATCATCGCCGCACAAGGATCGTCGCAACACTTGGCCCGGCTTCGTCCTCGCCTGAAATGATCCTTTCACTCGCTCAAGCGGGCGTAAACGTCTTCCGCCTGAACTTTTCTCACGGCGCACATGCAGATCACGGCGAACGCCATGCTGCAATTCGCGCCGCTGAAGAAAAGCTCGGCCGTCCTCTCGCTGTTTTGGCTGACCTACAAGGCCCCAAATTGCGTGTTGGCGTTTTTGAAAACGGTCCCGTCTTTTTGAAAGAAGGTCAGCGCTTCCGCCTCGACCTCGATAAGACACCAGGCACAATTGACCGCGTTAATCTTCCGCACCCTGAAATTATTTCAGCGGCCGAAGTCGGCAGTCATCTGTTGCTCGACGATGGCAAACTCAAGATCCGCGTCGTTGAAAAGCAATCTGATGCGCTCATCACGGAAGTAGTCGTCGGTGGCAAGCTCTCCGAGCGCAAAGGCGTTAACGTTCCAGACGTTGCTCTGCCTATTCCAGCTCTGACGGAAAAAGACCGTAAGGATTTCGACTTCGCACTTTCTTTGGGTGTAGATTTCGTTGCGCTCTCTTTCGTACAGCGTCCAGAAGACGTGGAAGAAGCCAAGAAAATTGCCAATGGCCGCGCATGGATCATTACGAAGCTTGAAAAGCCTCAGGCCATGGACGCACTTGAGCCAATCGTGCGCCTCTCTGACGGCATCATGGTGGCACGCGGTGACTTAGGCGTGGAGCTTCCACCGGAAGAAGTCCCGGTCGCTCAAAAGCGTATCATCACACTTGCGCGCGAACTTGGACGCCCAGTGATTGTCGCAACGCAGATGCTTGAGAGCATGATTGAAAGCCCAAGCCCAACGCGTGCAGAGGTTTCAGACGTCTCTAATGCTGTATATGACGGTGCCGATGCCGTAATGCTCTCCGCTGAGAGTGCTGCAGGCAAATACCCACTCGAAGCTGTATCTATCATGGCCCGCATTGTGTCGCGCGTTGAGCAAGACAAAGAGTGGCGTCATCGCATCGACACCGCCCGCCCAAAGTCTGAAGGCACCATCCAGGGCGCTATCGTTCAGGCAGCATGGCAGGTCAGCCGTGAACTGCACACTAAAGCGATTGCAGCGCACACACGCAGTGGCCGCGGTGCACTGATTATGGCGCGTGAACGTCCAACAAGCCCGATTTTGGTTCTAACACCTGACGTAGTCGTTGCTCGTCGCCTTTGCGTTGTCTGGGGAACATTCCCGCACGTCGTAGAGCGGGAACGCCAAGCCCACGGTATCGAAGACCTCGCCACACCAGCAGCAGAACTGGCGTTGTCACATGGCTTCTGTCAAAAAGAAGACCACATACTTGTGCTAGCTGGCCTGCCTTACGGCCATTCAGGCAGCACAAACACGTTGCGCGTTATCAAAGCCTAA
- a CDS encoding pyridoxal phosphate-dependent aminotransferase, which yields MSDTLSIEGREDLLARGYSRRNLGRVAAVLGAGLAFKATLRNAHARAMTALPAGQDVTKLVRIGSNECWTGPFPAAAKLGAEAVFHGNRYDPTGNMRTNLIKTFASTENMPEETVMPWGGSSDPLCRTIVTFCSPTRGLVTADPSYEAGWVTAEWLNIPLTKVPLDPQNGYKTDVRAMLKANPNAGVYYICNPNNPTGTVTPLEDITWLVENKPKDAIVLVDEAYIHFSDTPSALSLVREGKDVVVLRTFSKMFAMAGLRLGLSITRPDLHQKMMRYDGENQSYMLPIPAVACGTKSLTMHNDIEARKHEMIAARNMTFAHLQKRGISYIPSDANMFVIDWKRPAAPIKDAFLKEKILIGRSWPVWPNASRITVGSMAEMKAFCAALDRIITA from the coding sequence ATGTCCGACACTTTATCGATTGAAGGCCGTGAAGACCTTCTCGCTCGTGGTTATTCCCGCCGCAATCTAGGCCGTGTTGCCGCGGTTTTGGGCGCAGGACTGGCTTTCAAAGCGACGCTCCGAAACGCACATGCACGTGCGATGACAGCACTGCCAGCAGGACAAGATGTTACGAAGTTGGTCCGCATTGGCAGCAACGAATGCTGGACTGGCCCCTTCCCGGCGGCAGCAAAGCTCGGCGCTGAAGCGGTATTTCATGGTAACCGCTATGACCCGACAGGGAATATGCGGACGAATTTGATTAAAACTTTTGCGTCTACCGAAAACATGCCGGAAGAAACCGTCATGCCTTGGGGTGGTTCTTCAGATCCGCTGTGTCGTACAATCGTGACCTTCTGTTCACCAACGCGCGGCTTGGTGACGGCTGATCCGAGCTATGAAGCTGGTTGGGTCACAGCAGAATGGTTGAACATTCCCCTTACAAAAGTGCCACTAGACCCTCAGAACGGCTACAAGACTGACGTTCGGGCTATGTTGAAGGCCAACCCGAATGCCGGTGTTTACTACATTTGTAACCCGAATAACCCTACCGGCACCGTTACTCCTCTAGAAGACATTACGTGGCTTGTTGAGAATAAGCCGAAGGATGCGATTGTACTTGTCGACGAGGCGTACATCCATTTCTCCGATACGCCGAGTGCCCTGTCCCTGGTGCGCGAAGGCAAGGATGTTGTGGTCCTCCGCACATTCTCCAAGATGTTTGCAATGGCTGGTCTACGCTTAGGCTTGAGCATTACGCGTCCTGACTTGCATCAGAAAATGATGCGCTACGACGGTGAAAATCAGAGCTATATGCTTCCGATCCCAGCAGTAGCTTGCGGAACAAAAAGCCTGACGATGCATAATGATATTGAAGCGCGTAAGCACGAGATGATTGCCGCGCGAAACATGACGTTTGCGCATTTGCAAAAGCGTGGCATCAGCTACATCCCTTCAGATGCAAACATGTTTGTAATTGACTGGAAACGCCCTGCTGCTCCGATCAAAGACGCTTTCTTGAAGGAAAAAATCTTGATCGGTCGTTCTTGGCCGGTTTGGCCGAATGCTTCCCGTATTACGGTTGGCTCTATGGCCGAAATGAAAGCGTTCTGTGCTGCGCTTGATCGAATTATTACAGCCTAA
- a CDS encoding lysylphosphatidylglycerol synthase domain-containing protein: MTKALKKTLPILLTCFGLVLFTIIAARAGIHPVLQALEKVGIGGFLLIVGYQLCVDVGLGLAWKGSVPQISAIRLTGARLVRDAAGTCLPFSQLGGIAIGVRATLAGRNPVSMDGETLRWPEGVAANLVDITTEVLGQIAFVLLAVLCLVGHDGAARFIWPLSVGMAILSLAIAAFIWTQLRGGNVLQRSAQFLGKHIAAGWSENLIDDTAVFQDRLETLWGRADRIALGAFSHFLCWMAGAGLTCLALSLLGAHASFISAVAIEGVVCGIMSAGFLVPAALGVQEAAYVALGMMFGIDPEIALSLSLLRRGRDLMIGIPVLLYWQFVEVRRLRAQASSAS, encoded by the coding sequence GTGACGAAAGCCTTGAAAAAAACACTCCCCATCCTCCTCACCTGCTTTGGCTTGGTTCTTTTTACAATTATTGCCGCCCGTGCAGGTATTCATCCCGTCCTCCAAGCCCTTGAAAAAGTGGGCATTGGTGGGTTCCTGCTTATCGTCGGATATCAATTATGCGTTGATGTCGGATTGGGTTTGGCGTGGAAGGGGTCCGTCCCACAGATCAGCGCCATTCGTTTGACTGGTGCTCGTCTTGTACGGGATGCAGCAGGGACGTGCCTGCCATTTTCGCAATTAGGCGGAATTGCCATTGGCGTGCGTGCAACTCTTGCGGGCCGAAACCCCGTCAGCATGGATGGTGAGACGCTGCGCTGGCCAGAAGGTGTCGCGGCTAATCTAGTTGATATCACAACAGAAGTGTTGGGCCAGATTGCCTTTGTTTTGTTGGCGGTGCTTTGTCTCGTCGGTCACGATGGAGCGGCCCGTTTCATCTGGCCTCTATCTGTGGGGATGGCGATTCTAAGCCTCGCCATAGCTGCGTTTATTTGGACGCAGCTAAGAGGGGGAAATGTACTCCAACGCAGTGCTCAATTCCTGGGCAAACACATCGCTGCTGGGTGGAGTGAAAACCTAATTGACGACACTGCAGTCTTTCAGGATAGGTTGGAAACCTTGTGGGGACGTGCGGATCGTATTGCGCTTGGCGCTTTTTCCCATTTTTTATGCTGGATGGCTGGCGCAGGTTTGACTTGCTTGGCTCTCTCCCTTTTGGGAGCACATGCAAGCTTTATATCTGCAGTTGCAATTGAGGGGGTTGTCTGTGGAATTATGTCGGCAGGCTTCTTGGTCCCAGCTGCTTTAGGTGTGCAGGAAGCTGCCTATGTTGCTTTGGGTATGATGTTTGGCATCGACCCTGAAATTGCTTTGAGCTTGTCCCTTCTGCGGCGCGGACGGGATCTGATGATTGGCATACCCGTGCTTTTATACTGGCAGTTTGTTGAAGTGCGGCGCCTTCGTGCACAGGCGTCGAGTGCAAGTTAA
- a CDS encoding glycosyltransferase, translating into MLRTGSALTSLGAWIYLSLFHGRFWQGGPMLAARETPPSPPDIAIVVPARDEAESVKACLTSLLEQDYAGKLSVILVDDNSTDGTGELARSVADPLQRLTVLTGADRPEGWSGKLWAVHQGVQCALENVGQHGYILLTDADILHARSHLSTLVSKAREDNLDLVSEMVALNCESSAERFLVPAFVYFFAMLYPFARTANPSSKVAGAAGGTILLRRRALERIGGIEALKGALIDDCTLAAHVKRSGGRLYLGHSTQAWSIRPYQGAHDIWKMIARTAYVQLRYSPLILVGTIVGMALIWLLPVAFALFAKGRAKKIGLITYLLSCATFVPTLRRFELSLWRALPLPLVAAFYMAATIGSAINHHRGSGVEWKNRAYKDSAA; encoded by the coding sequence ATGTTGCGTACAGGTTCAGCACTCACCAGTCTCGGGGCGTGGATCTACCTTAGCCTGTTTCACGGGCGCTTTTGGCAGGGTGGCCCCATGCTGGCCGCACGGGAAACACCTCCATCTCCGCCAGACATCGCCATTGTGGTCCCCGCACGCGACGAGGCGGAATCCGTTAAAGCATGCCTTACATCGCTCCTAGAGCAGGATTATGCGGGCAAACTCTCCGTTATACTCGTTGATGACAACAGCACTGATGGTACAGGCGAGCTCGCACGCTCTGTTGCTGACCCTCTACAGCGCCTGACAGTTCTCACGGGTGCTGACAGACCCGAAGGATGGAGCGGAAAGCTCTGGGCTGTTCATCAAGGGGTACAATGTGCATTAGAGAACGTTGGGCAGCACGGTTACATTCTCTTGACTGATGCCGACATACTGCACGCTCGCTCTCACCTTTCTACTCTTGTCTCAAAAGCCCGCGAAGACAATCTCGACCTCGTGTCGGAAATGGTAGCGTTAAACTGCGAAAGTTCTGCCGAGCGCTTTCTGGTTCCCGCATTCGTTTATTTCTTTGCGATGCTCTATCCGTTCGCACGCACGGCCAATCCAAGTTCAAAGGTTGCTGGCGCTGCGGGAGGGACGATTTTACTGAGACGTCGTGCCCTAGAGCGTATTGGTGGCATAGAAGCGCTTAAAGGCGCTTTGATAGATGACTGTACACTCGCGGCACATGTAAAGCGGAGTGGTGGGCGGCTATATCTCGGCCACAGCACACAGGCTTGGTCTATACGGCCCTATCAAGGTGCCCACGACATATGGAAAATGATAGCCCGCACAGCCTATGTCCAACTGCGCTACTCTCCACTTATTTTAGTCGGCACAATAGTCGGCATGGCTTTGATCTGGCTTTTGCCAGTCGCTTTTGCCCTGTTTGCTAAAGGCCGTGCGAAAAAGATTGGTCTGATAACTTATCTTCTTTCCTGCGCAACATTTGTTCCCACTCTCCGCCGGTTCGAATTGTCTCTGTGGCGCGCACTACCACTTCCTCTTGTTGCGGCTTTTTACATGGCTGCCACGATTGGTTCTGCTATCAATCACCATCGCGGATCAGGAGTGGAATGGAAAAATCGCGCTTATAAGGATAGTGCAGCATGA
- a CDS encoding squalene/phytoene synthase family protein — MSNDSIWGDKDVTSAKGKGDENFPVGSLLIAKRHRPVVYTYYNFARVTDDMVDTTELKPAEKIARLRGMASIIRGEVEAPLRADLQTAAKLRTALIERKIPLEVATDLTEAFCIDAEKNRYNTWEELLHYCRYSANPVGRFLLHLHGEIAEAFAPGDALSSALQVLNHIQDAADDLKILDRCYIPLPWLAEEGVTIDDLRLVRSKPGLRRVFNRLLDEVDALNREARILPHLIQDRRMRLEAAVIVQLSHALAHHLRFNDPIEGRVSLTKKDGLKALIFSSKYLL; from the coding sequence ATGAGTAATGACAGCATTTGGGGTGATAAAGACGTCACCTCTGCCAAGGGGAAGGGGGATGAAAATTTTCCCGTTGGCTCTTTACTCATCGCCAAGCGTCATCGGCCGGTTGTTTATACTTATTATAACTTCGCCCGTGTCACCGACGACATGGTCGACACAACTGAACTCAAACCAGCCGAAAAAATTGCACGTTTGCGCGGCATGGCATCCATCATAAGGGGTGAAGTTGAGGCTCCACTCCGGGCTGACTTGCAAACAGCAGCCAAACTTCGCACGGCTTTAATTGAGCGGAAAATTCCTCTGGAGGTTGCAACCGACCTAACAGAGGCTTTCTGCATTGATGCTGAGAAGAACCGCTATAACACTTGGGAAGAGTTGCTGCATTACTGCCGCTACTCAGCCAATCCGGTAGGCCGCTTTTTGCTGCATCTGCATGGAGAAATAGCTGAAGCGTTTGCTCCGGGAGATGCGCTAAGCAGCGCTCTACAAGTCCTGAACCACATTCAAGATGCCGCAGATGACCTAAAAATATTGGATCGTTGCTATATTCCTCTGCCTTGGTTGGCGGAAGAAGGCGTCACGATTGATGACCTGAGACTGGTTCGATCCAAACCGGGATTGAGGCGCGTATTTAACCGCTTGCTAGACGAAGTGGACGCCTTGAACCGTGAGGCACGCATTCTGCCTCACCTTATTCAAGATCGTAGAATGCGCTTAGAGGCAGCTGTAATTGTGCAGCTTTCTCATGCCCTCGCGCATCATTTACGGTTTAATGATCCAATTGAGGGGCGCGTATCTTTGACTAAAAAAGATGGATTAAAAGCTCTAATTTTTAGCAGTAAATATCTTTTATAA